Proteins encoded together in one Peribacillus asahii window:
- a CDS encoding DUF1904 family protein, translating into MPHLVIRGVSIEEMKRISKPLVGELAEICECGTDNFTFEVPHSTFVFDGEEIPAFPLIEVKWFERGQETRDRFAQSVTKYIMSTGVDEVEVVFIPFSEPAYYINGERVGD; encoded by the coding sequence TTGCCACACTTAGTGATTCGAGGAGTATCGATTGAAGAGATGAAAAGAATCAGCAAGCCATTAGTAGGGGAGCTTGCAGAAATTTGTGAATGCGGGACAGATAATTTTACGTTCGAGGTACCTCATTCCACGTTTGTATTTGACGGGGAAGAAATTCCGGCTTTCCCGCTTATTGAAGTAAAATGGTTTGAACGCGGGCAAGAAACTCGCGATCGCTTCGCTCAATCTGTTACTAAATATATCATGTCAACAGGTGTTGATGAGGTAGAGGTCGTGTTTATTCCTTTCTCTGAACCTGCTTATTATATTAATGGCGAAAGAGTCGGAGATTAA
- a CDS encoding TetR/AcrR family transcriptional regulator has protein sequence MTQSKTDPRILRTRKLIMDSFIELSGKKEFKEITIKDITAEAMINRATFYYHFKDIYDLLEKVLSEVLLVNLNSDAYQNDELNEEALVSIFIAITNFQTSLSNRCHRGYEDTIARIIREQLEIIFYKMLLKQSTTEEGKSLKITAVILSWGIYGASVEWRRDSKELSPEEFIKSAIPYIMSGIDVGILKK, from the coding sequence ATGACTCAATCAAAGACAGATCCCCGAATTCTACGTACTCGCAAATTAATCATGGATTCATTCATTGAACTTTCAGGTAAAAAAGAATTCAAAGAGATTACCATAAAAGATATAACTGCAGAAGCCATGATTAACCGTGCAACATTCTATTATCATTTTAAGGATATATATGACTTATTAGAGAAGGTATTATCAGAAGTATTGTTAGTTAATTTGAATTCTGATGCCTACCAGAATGACGAACTAAATGAAGAAGCGCTCGTTAGTATCTTCATTGCTATAACAAATTTTCAAACGTCATTATCTAATCGTTGTCATAGAGGATACGAAGATACCATTGCACGTATTATTAGGGAACAGCTTGAAATCATTTTTTATAAAATGTTGTTAAAACAAAGTACAACTGAAGAGGGTAAATCTTTAAAAATTACAGCTGTCATATTAAGCTGGGGAATTTACGGTGCTTCTGTAGAATGGAGAAGAGATAGTAAGGAGCTGTCGCCGGAAGAATTTATCAAATCAGCAATTCCTTATATCATGTCTGGGATTGATGTTGGCATATTAAAAAAATGA
- a CDS encoding DsbA family protein, with amino-acid sequence MKNNNMICDLETGVCGAAGEEEMEVIDFNQPKKSINLYYVTDPICSHCWAIEPTLRRFKEQYGHYFNFHTVMGGLLEKWHDGPIDPANGIYKPADVAGHWREVGEYSRMPIDGSLMIDNPVQSSYPPSRVFKVIQKNHTDALAYDYLRRAREELFAFNQNISDKSVLIEMVNKLGLDGKALVNEAEQPSGQQLLNEDFGLARSLGARGFPTIIMINEENKGVKIVGGRSFEYYVDGLKQVLNVEELQPTQQPSLSNLLEKEKLLFSKEIEVMYDVEQSDIEAFVETELTPGTYETKEVLGEIYFVRK; translated from the coding sequence TTGAAAAACAATAATATGATTTGTGATTTAGAAACAGGTGTATGCGGAGCAGCTGGAGAGGAAGAAATGGAAGTTATTGATTTTAATCAACCAAAGAAATCGATTAATCTCTATTATGTAACTGATCCAATTTGCTCTCATTGCTGGGCGATTGAACCCACTCTTCGTCGTTTTAAAGAACAATACGGACACTATTTTAACTTTCATACAGTTATGGGAGGACTACTGGAAAAATGGCATGACGGACCAATTGATCCTGCGAACGGAATTTACAAACCCGCAGACGTTGCTGGTCACTGGAGGGAAGTTGGAGAATATTCACGTATGCCAATTGATGGGTCACTCATGATTGACAATCCAGTTCAATCATCCTACCCGCCCTCACGTGTATTTAAAGTAATTCAAAAAAATCATACTGATGCATTAGCCTATGATTATTTACGACGTGCAAGAGAAGAGCTTTTCGCATTTAATCAAAATATTTCAGATAAATCCGTTTTGATTGAAATGGTAAATAAACTTGGACTTGATGGAAAAGCACTTGTAAATGAAGCTGAACAACCATCTGGACAACAATTGTTAAATGAAGATTTTGGTCTTGCAAGAAGTCTAGGTGCTAGAGGATTTCCTACCATTATCATGATCAATGAGGAAAATAAGGGCGTAAAAATTGTCGGTGGTCGCTCGTTTGAATACTATGTTGACGGATTAAAGCAAGTTCTAAATGTGGAAGAACTACAACCAACCCAACAACCCTCCCTTTCAAACTTGCTTGAAAAAGAGAAACTTTTATTTTCGAAAGAGATTGAAGTCATGTACGATGTTGAACAATCCGATATTGAAGCATTTGTTGAAACGGAATTAACACCGGGTACTTATGAAACGAAAGAAGTTCTCGGTGAAATATACTTTGTAAGAAAATAA
- a CDS encoding quinone oxidoreductase family protein, with amino-acid sequence MKAIVLRELGGPTQLRYEDVEVPTPKANEVLVKLKYASLNRRDLWITYGQYPGMELPSILGADGAGEVAAVGEQVSEIKVGSAVVINPALNWGESRAFHGPDHRILGMPSDGTYAEYVVVPAENVFTKPTYLSWEEAAALPLAGVTAFRSLMYRGNLKKGENVLIPGIGSGVALLALQIAVAHGANVFVTSSSDEKLERAKQLGAKGGVNYRSENWVKEMKKLMDGADLIIDSVGGENFNHLINLAKPGGRIVNFGATSGTVKELLLPRIFFKQLDIKGSTMGSPEDFKEMLQFFEEHKISPYVDKCYPLKEAIEALIYMENAVNFGKITLKIE; translated from the coding sequence ATGAAAGCCATTGTTTTGCGAGAATTAGGCGGACCTACTCAATTAAGATATGAAGATGTGGAAGTTCCGACGCCAAAAGCAAATGAAGTTTTAGTAAAACTTAAATATGCATCATTAAATCGAAGAGACCTATGGATTACTTATGGACAGTATCCAGGGATGGAACTGCCATCTATTTTAGGAGCAGATGGAGCAGGTGAGGTCGCTGCTGTTGGAGAGCAAGTTTCTGAAATTAAAGTAGGAAGTGCTGTTGTTATTAACCCCGCTTTGAATTGGGGAGAAAGCCGAGCTTTCCATGGACCGGATCACCGTATATTAGGAATGCCATCCGATGGTACATATGCTGAATATGTAGTTGTTCCAGCAGAGAATGTTTTTACAAAACCAACATATCTTTCTTGGGAAGAAGCGGCTGCCTTACCATTAGCAGGTGTAACAGCTTTTCGTTCCCTTATGTACAGGGGCAACCTTAAAAAGGGAGAAAACGTTCTTATTCCTGGAATTGGGAGTGGTGTTGCCCTACTTGCCCTACAGATTGCTGTAGCACATGGGGCAAATGTATTTGTTACATCTAGTAGCGATGAGAAACTTGAAAGAGCAAAGCAGCTTGGGGCAAAAGGCGGGGTGAATTATCGCTCGGAAAACTGGGTAAAAGAAATGAAAAAGCTAATGGATGGTGCGGACCTCATCATCGATAGCGTTGGTGGAGAAAACTTCAATCATTTGATTAATTTAGCTAAACCAGGTGGACGTATCGTTAATTTCGGTGCTACAAGCGGAACAGTTAAAGAACTACTTCTTCCACGAATATTTTTTAAACAATTGGATATAAAAGGGTCTACAATGGGAAGCCCAGAAGATTTTAAAGAGATGCTCCAATTTTTTGAAGAACATAAAATTTCTCCATATGTTGATAAATGTTATCCTCTTAAAGAAGCAATAGAAGCGTTGATTTATATGGAAAATGCGGTTAACTTTGGGAAAATTACCTTAAAGATTGAATAA
- a CDS encoding acyl-ACP desaturase: MLNSDLDIRLEPRIKELYRLHKERSANIDWSYHEFIPWDKAMSFKRVPWDESQVTLPEGVIVAIETALLTEVNLPWYTSHLDYTFKNSMEVINDFVRTWTAEEDQHSNLLETYLLVTRNVNPTRLHELRRRVVESGWFPDFTNPLATMAYTSLQELATLVFYNNVAKIAGPYDKDLATLLRRLAKDEALHYAFYRDTVKAHLELDPNFIVYFEDVIINFSMPGAVMPDFNERMKTIAIDANYGPLQYFDQVLDVVVTYWDIANLQPTSEEAKQSQANILKYHGRLKRIKDRHLAKK; this comes from the coding sequence ATGTTAAATTCAGATTTGGATATACGCTTAGAACCTCGCATTAAAGAGTTATATCGATTACATAAAGAACGTTCTGCCAATATTGACTGGAGCTATCACGAATTTATTCCATGGGACAAGGCCATGTCCTTTAAACGAGTTCCTTGGGATGAGAGTCAAGTAACTCTTCCAGAAGGTGTAATTGTAGCGATAGAAACAGCATTACTTACAGAAGTAAATTTACCTTGGTATACTTCGCATTTGGATTATACATTTAAAAATTCAATGGAAGTAATCAATGATTTCGTACGCACTTGGACGGCTGAAGAAGACCAGCACTCTAACTTACTTGAAACGTATTTATTGGTGACACGAAATGTAAATCCCACAAGATTGCATGAATTAAGAAGACGAGTAGTTGAAAGCGGTTGGTTTCCAGACTTCACTAACCCTCTAGCAACAATGGCCTATACTTCATTGCAAGAGTTAGCTACACTCGTTTTTTATAATAATGTAGCTAAAATAGCGGGTCCGTATGATAAAGATTTAGCAACATTACTTCGACGTTTAGCGAAAGACGAAGCACTTCATTATGCATTCTATCGTGACACAGTGAAAGCACATCTTGAACTTGATCCGAATTTCATTGTTTATTTTGAGGATGTCATTATTAATTTCTCTATGCCAGGCGCCGTTATGCCAGACTTTAACGAGAGAATGAAAACCATTGCAATAGATGCGAATTATGGCCCACTACAATACTTTGACCAAGTATTAGACGTAGTCGTGACTTATTGGGATATTGCTAACTTACAACCCACTAGCGAAGAAGCCAAACAATCGCAAGCAAATATATTGAAATATCATGGGCGTTTAAAAAGAATTAAAGATCGCCATCTAGCAAAAAAATAA
- the ltrA gene encoding group II intron reverse transcriptase/maturase has translation MNLRQRIRTRKYQPQAALRVEIPKENGKMRKLGIPTVVDRVVQQAIHQVLSPIFEKQFSEFSYGFRPKRSCEMAIIKSLEFLNDGHDWVVDIDLERFFDTVHHDKLMRIISNTIDDGDVISLIRKYLVGGVMVNGKYEETPIGTPQGGNLSPLLSNIMLNELDKELENRGLRFVRYADDALIFVKSEKAANRVMESIVGFIEKKLGLIVNVEKSKISRPKDLKFLGFGFYYDFKNEKYQVKPHLTSIQKLQRKLRKLTKRNWSVPLDYRILKLKQVILGWVNYFRISNMKKAMTEIDKKLRSRIRVIIWKQWKVAKKQIKSLVQLGIPEEEAKGLTFCRKGYRYIGLSKVVQRAISNKRLKQRGLPSALEHYLKVHTVI, from the coding sequence ATGAACTTGCGCCAGCGCATCAGAACAAGAAAATACCAACCACAAGCTGCCTTACGAGTGGAGATCCCAAAAGAAAATGGAAAGATGCGCAAATTGGGAATACCAACAGTAGTGGATAGGGTCGTTCAACAAGCCATTCATCAAGTACTCAGTCCGATATTTGAAAAGCAATTCAGTGAATTCAGTTACGGCTTTAGACCGAAAAGAAGTTGTGAGATGGCTATTATAAAAAGTTTGGAATTTCTGAACGATGGACATGACTGGGTTGTGGACATTGACCTGGAAAGATTCTTCGATACAGTCCACCACGATAAGCTCATGCGAATCATATCTAATACAATTGATGATGGAGATGTCATTTCTCTAATAAGGAAATACTTAGTCGGTGGAGTTATGGTGAATGGAAAATATGAAGAAACACCAATTGGAACTCCGCAAGGAGGAAACCTCAGTCCGTTATTGAGCAATATTATGTTAAATGAACTCGATAAGGAACTTGAGAATAGAGGACTTCGATTCGTAAGATACGCAGATGACGCTCTCATCTTTGTGAAAAGTGAGAAAGCGGCCAATAGAGTGATGGAATCAATCGTGGGATTTATAGAAAAGAAATTAGGGTTGATAGTCAATGTAGAAAAGAGTAAAATCTCCCGTCCAAAAGATTTGAAATTCTTAGGATTTGGATTTTATTACGATTTTAAGAATGAGAAATATCAAGTAAAACCCCATCTCACATCCATACAAAAACTTCAAAGGAAGCTTCGAAAATTAACAAAGCGAAATTGGAGTGTTCCGCTGGACTACCGAATTCTAAAACTAAAACAAGTCATACTTGGGTGGGTTAATTACTTTAGAATCTCGAATATGAAAAAAGCGATGACTGAGATAGATAAGAAGCTTCGCTCCAGAATTAGAGTGATCATCTGGAAGCAATGGAAGGTAGCGAAGAAACAAATCAAATCGCTTGTCCAATTAGGGATTCCAGAGGAAGAGGCGAAAGGATTAACTTTCTGTCGAAAAGGTTATCGGTACATCGGACTATCAAAAGTTGTTCAAAGAGCAATCTCAAACAAAAGACTAAAGCAGAGGGGGCTTCCCTCTGCTTTAGAACATTATCTAAAAGTACACACTGTAATATAA